One genomic region from Candida albicans SC5314 chromosome 6, complete sequence encodes:
- a CDS encoding uncharacterized protein (Protein of unknown function; Hap43-repressed gene), producing the protein MGLEVSSFHFVCSSLIIIDNCSSSSLVLNLKLSPTYHKLEIRHFLPYGTPPPPPPPLSIKHRGCKRKLFIYSCYCSRLIYYFH; encoded by the coding sequence ATGGGATTAGAGGTTTCTAGTTTCCATTTTGTATGTTCATCCcttataataattgataattgttcttcttcttctttggtgCTCAATCTAAAATTATCACCTACATATCACAAACTTGAAATTCGTCATTTCTTGCCGTATGGGACCCCCCCCCCTCCTCCTCCCCCTCTCTCTATTAAACATAGGGGGTGCAAACGAAAGCTTTTCATTTACTCTTGTTATTGTTCTCGATTgatatattattttcattga